In a genomic window of Vallitalea okinawensis:
- the acpP gene encoding acyl carrier protein: MEFEKIRQIIAEELNMNESDITEQTSLADDLGADSIDLFQIVMALEEEYNIEFSNEDAEKIKTVADAVEFIKNNA, from the coding sequence ATGGAATTTGAAAAAATTAGACAAATTATCGCAGAAGAACTTAATATGAATGAGAGTGATATTACAGAACAAACATCTTTAGCAGATGATTTAGGGGCAGATTCCATTGATTTATTTCAAATCGTTATGGCGTTAGAAGAAGAGTATAATATTGAGTTCTCTAATGAAGATGCTGAAAAGATTAAAACAGTAGCAGATGCAGTTGAATTTATTAAAAATAACGCTTAA
- a CDS encoding Holliday junction resolvase RecU — protein MGYWNTRGLRGSTFEEIINMTNDMYRQKGLAMVQKIPTPIKPIKIDSKQRTITLAYFEQKSTVDYIGIVQGYSICFDAKETSAASLPLANIHEHQIEFMKDFENQKGIAFLLVYFTKKDECFLFPFKDLYYYYCMAKNGARKSIPYEAFDQSYKIQNGTGGVSLHYLVALQRYLVNLHKERESKEA, from the coding sequence ATGGGTTATTGGAATACGAGAGGTCTAAGAGGTAGTACATTTGAAGAAATAATCAATATGACCAATGATATGTATCGGCAGAAAGGCTTAGCCATGGTTCAAAAGATTCCCACACCTATTAAGCCTATTAAGATTGATAGTAAGCAAAGAACTATAACTTTAGCTTATTTTGAGCAAAAGAGTACAGTGGATTACATAGGCATTGTACAGGGCTATTCCATCTGTTTTGATGCTAAGGAAACAAGTGCAGCTAGTTTACCTTTGGCCAATATACATGAGCATCAAATAGAATTTATGAAGGATTTTGAGAATCAAAAAGGTATTGCATTTCTTCTTGTTTATTTTACGAAGAAAGATGAATGCTTCTTATTTCCTTTTAAAGATCTTTACTACTATTATTGTATGGCTAAAAATGGTGCAAGAAAATCCATACCTTATGAGGCTTTTGACCAGTCATATAAGATACAAAATGGTACTGGAGGGGTATCCTTACATTACTTAGTGGCTTTACAACGTTACTTGGTGAATCTTCACAAAGAAAGAGAAAGTAAAGAAGCTTAA
- the smc gene encoding chromosome segregation protein SMC translates to MRMKKLEIQGFKSFADKLALEFDGGITAIVGPNGSGKSNVADAIRWVLGEQSVKLLRGAKMEDVIFAGTENRKAVSFAQVSITFDNSSQLFPLDYSEVCITRRVYRSGESEYYINKSRCRLKDIHEMLMDTGIGKDGYSLIGQGQVEKLLSSKPDDRRYIFEEAAGIVKYKSRKLSAEKKLEEEHQNLLRINDIISEIENQLEPLEKQAEKTKLYLGYSEELKIYEMNQFINEHEIVKERMLSIDDEISLLIDQIEKSKIEQVNAKEKNNEFIHHVKNIEDKIEVTRNQITSLTAEIEKFEGDLKVTRERQGYLNQDITRLKSVIDESNLKITEKDNSICGKKDELNQLEEGISLYKDQLDEINNRLNKADQAMNDALAHLSENKSVVTKLFDEITDKKTALQREEIMIEQIDMQHQKLGDEKREFAEKLSEHERVYNDLNNKKIIFKKTLSEYNEKMQNYQHVSEEKKAHLNKLMEGYQKIINDLNMRRSRLRFLEDMNNDYEGFNKSVKKIMQLREQDPVKWNKIHGVVADLMHVPKKYETAIEIALGGSIQNLVTEDEQSAKNAIAYLKTNKLGRATFLPLNMMQERKNNRKDISTYPGFIGFGNEIIKYGSQYSRVMSRLLGNVIVATDFDSASKIAKAFGQYLRVVTLEGEQFNIGGSITGGSIYKKNSSILSRKREIEELKELIKKGQKKILERQEKIDALKDEIAYNDDQYKTFMNNYTTCNAQLSEVEQKVEQVDYLRSYVSNKMIAIDGERNNLREEKQNKTDSMEAINQIISELMIKKNTIQVQHETTESTIEEKRQLKESLNKEATDITIKYNELKQTGDRLKDNIKWLQNDIDELVEVVNKSNLQIDEHYKEIENLDEQAREHQKLIKTKEETLAGSQAGLKDLEEKKELIAKKRVEFEEKIESCLEKINLLNNELSRFENQKTRLEVQLDNLRERMWEDYQITYSTCLDYKQELGSNSQIKSHIDKLKRQIKDLGNINMNAIEEFKATKERYEFLTTQKDDIITAEEKLRLLIEELTKAMEEQFEERFKIIANEFNTVFSKLFGGGKGLLQLSDASDPLHAGIEIVAQPPGKKLQSMMLLSGGEKALTAIALLFAIQKMNPSPFCVLDEIEAALDDYNIKRFAGYLRDLSRQTQYLIITHRKGTMESANALYGITMEEKGVSKSVSVKFDETEDELQYA, encoded by the coding sequence ATGCGTATGAAAAAATTAGAAATTCAAGGTTTTAAATCTTTTGCGGATAAACTAGCTTTAGAATTTGATGGTGGTATTACTGCAATCGTAGGACCTAATGGTAGTGGAAAGAGTAACGTTGCAGATGCAATTCGTTGGGTACTGGGTGAGCAAAGTGTTAAATTGCTACGGGGTGCAAAAATGGAAGATGTCATTTTTGCTGGTACTGAGAATCGTAAAGCCGTATCTTTTGCACAAGTGTCTATTACATTTGATAATTCCAGTCAGTTATTTCCTTTAGATTATTCGGAAGTTTGTATTACCCGTAGAGTTTATCGATCCGGTGAAAGTGAATATTACATCAATAAATCAAGATGCCGTTTAAAGGATATACATGAAATGCTCATGGACACAGGAATTGGTAAGGATGGCTATTCTTTGATTGGACAAGGTCAAGTTGAAAAACTACTTAGTTCAAAGCCAGATGATCGACGCTATATTTTTGAAGAGGCAGCAGGGATTGTTAAATACAAAAGTAGAAAATTAAGTGCAGAAAAAAAATTAGAAGAAGAGCATCAAAATTTACTGCGCATAAATGATATTATCTCTGAAATTGAAAATCAGTTAGAACCTTTGGAAAAGCAAGCTGAAAAAACAAAACTTTATTTAGGATATAGTGAAGAGCTTAAAATATATGAGATGAATCAATTCATTAATGAGCATGAAATCGTCAAAGAACGCATGTTAAGCATTGACGATGAGATTAGTTTGCTTATAGATCAAATAGAAAAAAGTAAAATAGAGCAAGTCAATGCTAAAGAGAAAAATAATGAGTTTATTCATCATGTTAAAAATATAGAGGATAAGATTGAGGTAACTCGTAATCAGATTACTTCTTTAACTGCGGAGATTGAGAAATTTGAAGGAGATTTAAAAGTTACCCGAGAAAGACAGGGGTATTTAAATCAAGATATTACTCGCTTAAAGAGTGTGATTGACGAATCAAACCTTAAAATTACAGAAAAAGATAATTCCATCTGCGGAAAGAAAGACGAGCTTAATCAACTAGAAGAGGGGATTAGTCTTTATAAAGATCAACTGGATGAGATTAATAATCGCTTGAATAAAGCAGACCAAGCTATGAATGATGCTTTGGCTCATTTATCAGAAAATAAATCCGTCGTTACTAAGCTTTTTGATGAAATTACGGATAAGAAGACTGCTTTACAAAGAGAAGAAATTATGATTGAGCAAATTGATATGCAACATCAAAAGCTTGGTGATGAAAAACGGGAGTTCGCTGAAAAACTTTCTGAACATGAACGTGTCTACAATGATCTCAATAATAAAAAAATTATATTCAAAAAGACTTTGAGCGAATACAATGAAAAGATGCAAAATTATCAGCATGTATCTGAAGAAAAGAAAGCCCATCTCAATAAATTGATGGAAGGCTATCAGAAGATCATCAACGACTTAAATATGCGTCGCTCTCGATTAAGATTTCTTGAAGACATGAATAATGACTATGAGGGCTTTAATAAGAGTGTCAAGAAAATTATGCAGTTAAGAGAGCAAGATCCTGTTAAATGGAACAAGATTCATGGTGTCGTTGCAGATTTAATGCACGTACCTAAAAAGTATGAAACAGCAATAGAAATTGCATTAGGTGGCAGTATTCAGAACCTGGTTACTGAAGATGAGCAATCAGCTAAAAATGCTATCGCTTATTTAAAAACCAATAAACTGGGACGAGCTACTTTCCTGCCATTAAATATGATGCAAGAAAGAAAAAATAATAGAAAAGACATAAGTACATACCCTGGTTTTATAGGGTTTGGTAATGAGATTATTAAATACGGCAGCCAATATAGTAGAGTCATGTCACGCTTACTAGGTAATGTTATCGTTGCAACTGATTTTGACTCAGCATCAAAGATAGCAAAAGCTTTTGGTCAGTATCTAAGGGTTGTTACACTAGAAGGTGAACAGTTCAATATTGGAGGTTCCATCACAGGTGGTAGTATCTACAAGAAGAATAGTTCTATTTTATCTCGCAAAAGAGAAATAGAAGAACTGAAAGAACTCATCAAAAAAGGACAGAAGAAAATTCTTGAGAGGCAAGAAAAAATTGATGCTCTAAAAGATGAAATCGCCTATAATGATGATCAGTATAAAACATTCATGAATAACTACACAACTTGCAATGCTCAATTATCTGAAGTAGAGCAAAAGGTAGAACAAGTTGATTATTTGAGATCTTACGTAAGTAATAAAATGATAGCTATCGATGGTGAGAGGAATAACTTACGTGAAGAAAAGCAAAATAAAACAGACAGTATGGAAGCCATTAATCAAATCATTAGTGAGTTAATGATTAAAAAGAATACCATACAAGTACAACATGAGACTACTGAAAGTACCATTGAAGAAAAGAGACAACTGAAAGAAAGTTTGAATAAAGAAGCGACAGATATAACAATAAAGTATAATGAACTCAAGCAGACAGGTGATCGATTAAAGGATAATATCAAATGGCTTCAAAATGATATAGATGAATTAGTAGAAGTAGTGAATAAGTCTAATCTTCAAATAGATGAACACTATAAAGAGATTGAGAATTTGGATGAACAAGCTAGAGAACATCAAAAACTGATCAAAACGAAAGAAGAAACTTTAGCAGGAAGTCAGGCGGGGTTAAAGGATCTTGAAGAAAAGAAAGAGCTTATTGCTAAGAAAAGAGTAGAGTTTGAAGAAAAGATTGAATCATGCCTTGAAAAAATTAATCTCTTAAATAATGAATTAAGCCGTTTTGAGAATCAGAAGACTCGATTAGAGGTTCAATTAGATAACCTACGAGAGCGTATGTGGGAAGACTATCAGATCACTTACTCCACTTGTCTAGATTACAAACAGGAGTTAGGAAGTAATAGTCAGATTAAGAGTCATATAGATAAATTAAAAAGACAGATTAAAGATCTAGGTAACATTAATATGAACGCTATTGAAGAGTTTAAGGCTACAAAAGAACGGTATGAATTCTTAACAACACAGAAAGATGATATTATTACTGCAGAAGAGAAGCTGCGCTTGCTAATAGAAGAGTTAACAAAGGCTATGGAAGAGCAATTTGAAGAACGTTTTAAAATCATAGCTAATGAATTTAATACAGTATTTTCTAAGCTCTTTGGAGGAGGGAAAGGTTTATTGCAATTATCAGATGCATCAGATCCGCTGCATGCAGGTATCGAAATTGTTGCTCAACCTCCAGGGAAGAAGTTACAAAGTATGATGCTTCTATCAGGTGGTGAAAAGGCCTTAACAGCGATCGCTTTATTATTCGCCATCCAAAAGATGAACCCTTCACCTTTCTGTGTACTTGATGAGATAGAGGCTGCACTAGATGACTATAATATTAAGCGTTTTGCTGGTTATTTAAGAGACTTAAGTCGTCAGACTCAATATCTAATCATAACACATAGAAAAGGGACTATGGAGTCTGCTAACGCCCTCTACGGTATTACAATGGAAGAAAAGGGTGTTTCTAAATCAGTATCTGTTAAGTTTGATGAAACAGAAGATGAATTACAGTATGCTTAA
- a CDS encoding glycosyl hydrolase, with translation MKRIFFTFILIVLLSYLFFYSGLFERSIKTLESTLAEKDKTDNMVDDYVLMVEDNQYNYNFFEPTEGLYLGAYVLSNRYINHSIEEFDLLTGKHHQLNLTYIKAGQAIDKDFILNCIAELRTPYIIIYPSLTGDVNDYDDLITTLKSISAYEVPVFISIYPSPIENGVAAENYIPYFRTSYQLIQEIIESAAVVWSINVENYSFAMDFYPGDQYVDWIGMNLRLHDYNNNYLEDIISFYEIFQDHKPLIFNELAISHYSNTLHQYSIEEATDALEAIYSLIPSYPRIKGINYLNVNVTDQLDDVYSVTEDQNLLVAYRDLIANLKNVSTLCERDLTKGTTHYTYFTEILDYNDELYMTENYILQSLGSSVIQDVMKVLFNSKVFYSTKDIDRLTDYSIIEDRESKIILIK, from the coding sequence ATGAAACGCATTTTCTTTACCTTTATACTCATTGTCCTTCTATCTTATTTATTTTTTTATTCAGGTCTTTTTGAGAGGTCTATAAAGACCCTTGAGTCAACTTTAGCTGAAAAGGATAAGACAGATAATATGGTGGATGATTACGTATTGATGGTAGAAGATAATCAATACAATTACAATTTTTTTGAACCAACAGAAGGGTTATATCTTGGAGCTTACGTTTTATCTAATCGATATATCAATCACTCAATTGAAGAATTTGATTTATTAACTGGAAAACATCATCAGTTAAATTTAACATATATAAAGGCTGGGCAAGCAATCGATAAGGACTTTATTTTAAACTGTATAGCAGAACTTAGGACACCCTATATAATTATTTATCCTTCTCTTACAGGGGACGTTAATGACTATGATGATCTTATTACAACTTTAAAGAGCATTAGTGCCTACGAAGTACCAGTGTTTATTTCAATATACCCATCACCTATTGAGAATGGTGTTGCTGCGGAGAACTATATACCATATTTCAGAACATCCTATCAGCTAATACAAGAAATCATTGAAAGTGCTGCAGTAGTTTGGTCAATTAATGTAGAGAATTATTCATTTGCCATGGATTTTTATCCAGGAGATCAGTATGTGGATTGGATAGGCATGAACTTGAGACTTCACGACTACAATAATAATTACTTAGAGGATATCATTAGTTTTTATGAAATCTTTCAGGATCATAAACCATTGATTTTTAACGAGTTAGCTATAAGTCACTATTCCAATACACTTCATCAGTACAGCATTGAAGAGGCTACAGATGCATTAGAAGCTATTTATTCTTTAATACCAAGCTATCCTCGTATTAAAGGGATTAATTATCTTAATGTAAATGTTACAGATCAATTAGATGATGTTTACTCCGTAACAGAGGATCAAAACCTATTAGTTGCGTATCGGGATTTAATAGCAAATCTGAAAAATGTATCAACACTTTGCGAAAGAGATTTAACAAAAGGGACTACTCATTATACCTATTTTACTGAGATTTTAGACTATAATGACGAACTGTATATGACAGAGAACTATATCCTTCAGTCATTAGGGAGTTCGGTAATTCAAGATGTGATGAAAGTATTATTTAACAGTAAAGTCTTTTATTCTACTAAAGATATTGATAGATTAACAGATTATAGTATAATAGAAGACAGAGAAAGTAAAATAATTCTTATAAAATAA
- the rnc gene encoding ribonuclease III, whose amino-acid sequence MEDRLQTFEQVIQYQFNNKELLAQALTHTSYANEKKGNKSTHNERLEFLGDAVLEIIISEYLFFNYSKLSEGELTKFRAKIVCEPALAYMAKKINLGDFLYLGKGEMLSGGKERPSILSDAFEAVIGAVYLDGGLRKAKSVVKKILLENLDEYGIKNLFTDYKTELQEIIQSKSNIPLKYGIIREEGPAHNKTFVAAVSHKDQIIGSGSGKNKKEAEQNAAKDALKSLG is encoded by the coding sequence ATGGAAGATAGGTTGCAGACCTTCGAGCAGGTCATCCAGTATCAATTTAATAATAAAGAATTATTAGCGCAAGCCCTCACCCATACCTCATATGCCAATGAGAAAAAAGGCAATAAGTCAACTCATAATGAAAGACTTGAGTTTTTGGGAGATGCTGTACTTGAAATTATAATTAGTGAATATCTATTCTTTAATTACAGTAAGTTATCAGAAGGAGAATTAACGAAGTTCCGCGCCAAGATAGTATGTGAACCAGCTCTAGCTTATATGGCTAAAAAGATAAATCTTGGTGATTTCCTCTATTTAGGTAAAGGTGAGATGTTGTCAGGTGGGAAGGAACGTCCTTCGATCCTATCAGATGCATTTGAAGCCGTCATTGGTGCTGTTTATCTGGATGGTGGACTTCGTAAGGCGAAAAGTGTTGTGAAAAAGATTTTGCTTGAAAACTTAGACGAATACGGTATTAAGAATCTGTTTACTGATTATAAGACAGAACTACAAGAAATCATCCAAAGTAAGAGTAATATCCCCCTTAAGTATGGTATTATTCGTGAAGAAGGACCTGCACATAATAAAACTTTTGTTGCAGCTGTAAGTCATAAAGACCAAATCATAGGTTCAGGTTCGGGAAAAAATAAAAAAGAAGCTGAGCAGAATGCAGCAAAGGATGCACTAAAAAGCTTAGGATAG
- a CDS encoding cell division protein FtsA, whose product MIKNENIIFGLDIGTRNVVGIVAQRVDDKLVIKDWEVVEHAPRAMIDGQIHDIMKVADTISKVKVILEERQNMTLKEVSIAAAGRVLKTITINTFIDFDEEQEIGKHHIQSLELNGVEQAQKSIGEQTEGDFFCVGYNVVTYYLNDYEIENLEAHKAKRIGIKILATFLPQVVIDSLYTSVHKTGLTVDHLSLEPIAAINAAIPKSYRMLNLALVDIGAGTSDIAITKNGSVFAYGMIPMAGDEMTEKLVHKYLIDFDTAEKMKIATYDQEKIRYKDILSMDHEVNTKTVLKQLKPVIDQITSAIADEIIKLNGNQSPNAIFCVGGGGQLQGFIELLAKKLGLPKERVVLKGVNDLLNVTFDCEAFVDPSMVTPVGICTTAMENQKDNFCEVILNDEKVKLLNARELTVMDAALKHGYDYSNLMARKGKDLHFTLNGAKKRVKGQLGEPAEIYVNNKEANLHTVIREGDYIIIKEAINGQDAKAKLNEFVVFQSSFIVNGIEQEISLPIFVNGDVVLNNCDIQPQDHIQFEEILTLADLSKYFEMPLESTFYINGIEEHIDAPIKRGDYVEYSIDDNITATTFEEVAVSENVEQQSTPVVVEEKSWTTDGSLDFIVVVNGDTVMLQGKTDYIYVDIFEFYPFDLANPKGKIRLKLNGKEAAYTDPLGPNDQLDIYWE is encoded by the coding sequence ATGATAAAAAATGAAAATATCATATTTGGTTTGGATATAGGAACAAGAAATGTCGTTGGAATCGTTGCTCAGAGAGTTGATGATAAACTCGTTATCAAGGACTGGGAGGTTGTTGAACATGCGCCTCGTGCCATGATTGATGGACAGATTCATGACATAATGAAAGTTGCTGATACCATTAGCAAGGTGAAGGTGATTTTAGAAGAACGTCAGAATATGACACTAAAAGAAGTGTCTATAGCTGCAGCAGGTCGGGTTCTTAAGACGATAACCATCAATACCTTTATTGATTTTGATGAAGAGCAAGAAATAGGAAAACATCATATTCAATCTCTTGAATTAAATGGTGTTGAACAAGCTCAGAAGAGTATTGGTGAGCAAACAGAAGGGGATTTCTTTTGTGTTGGCTATAATGTCGTTACATATTATTTAAACGATTATGAGATTGAAAATTTGGAAGCACATAAAGCAAAAAGAATCGGGATTAAAATATTAGCAACTTTTTTACCTCAAGTCGTTATTGATAGTTTATACACATCTGTACACAAAACAGGTTTAACTGTTGATCACTTATCTTTAGAGCCTATTGCAGCAATTAATGCGGCAATACCAAAAAGTTATCGTATGCTTAACCTAGCATTGGTCGATATTGGTGCAGGGACTTCAGATATAGCAATTACAAAGAACGGTAGCGTCTTTGCTTATGGAATGATACCCATGGCTGGGGATGAAATGACAGAGAAACTAGTTCATAAGTACCTGATTGATTTTGATACTGCAGAGAAAATGAAAATTGCTACATATGATCAAGAAAAAATCCGTTACAAAGATATATTGTCAATGGACCATGAAGTGAATACTAAAACCGTCTTGAAACAGTTAAAACCGGTTATTGACCAGATTACAAGTGCTATTGCTGATGAAATCATTAAGTTAAATGGAAACCAATCTCCAAATGCTATCTTTTGTGTAGGCGGTGGAGGACAGTTACAAGGTTTTATAGAGTTGTTAGCAAAAAAATTAGGTCTACCTAAAGAAAGAGTTGTTCTTAAAGGTGTCAATGATCTTTTAAATGTAACCTTTGATTGCGAAGCTTTTGTAGATCCTTCGATGGTTACGCCTGTGGGGATTTGTACAACTGCAATGGAAAATCAAAAAGATAATTTCTGTGAAGTTATACTCAATGATGAAAAAGTTAAGCTTCTCAACGCCAGGGAATTAACAGTTATGGATGCTGCATTAAAACATGGTTATGATTATAGTAACTTGATGGCAAGGAAAGGTAAAGATCTACATTTTACTTTGAATGGAGCAAAAAAACGAGTAAAAGGTCAATTAGGTGAACCAGCAGAAATCTATGTTAATAATAAAGAAGCTAACTTACATACGGTCATTAGAGAAGGCGATTACATAATAATCAAAGAAGCTATAAACGGACAAGATGCTAAAGCTAAGCTGAATGAATTCGTAGTCTTTCAAAGCAGTTTTATTGTCAATGGGATTGAACAAGAGATATCTCTTCCGATTTTTGTTAATGGAGATGTTGTTTTGAATAACTGTGATATTCAACCTCAGGATCACATTCAATTCGAAGAAATACTAACATTAGCAGATTTATCCAAGTACTTTGAAATGCCTTTAGAGAGTACCTTTTATATTAATGGAATTGAAGAACATATCGATGCTCCTATTAAAAGGGGAGATTACGTGGAATACAGTATTGATGACAATATAACTGCAACTACATTTGAAGAAGTAGCTGTAAGTGAGAATGTGGAACAGCAATCAACTCCTGTAGTTGTGGAAGAAAAATCATGGACTACTGATGGCTCATTAGATTTTATAGTAGTTGTTAATGGAGATACTGTTATGTTACAAGGCAAAACGGATTATATCTATGTTGACATATTTGAGTTTTATCCTTTCGATCTTGCTAATCCTAAAGGGAAAATTCGTTTAAAGTTAAACGGTAAAGAAGCTGCCTATACGGATCCGCTAGGACCAAATGACCAATTAGATATTTACTGGGAGTGA
- the plsX gene encoding phosphate acyltransferase PlsX: MNQNYRIAVDAMGGDNAPQAVIEGCIMAIKEMPQIEVVLIGDEVKINKELSKYTFDQSKIEVIHTTEVITNHDSPVMAIRRKKDSSLVVGMNLVKEGKVSGIVSAGNTGAILAGGTFIVGRIKGVERPALAPLIPTKKGYSVLLDVGANADCKPSYLVQFANMGYIYSKQVLGKKSPRVGIVNIGAEESKGNMLTKETYKLLEEDTNINFIGNVEARDITDGEADVVVCDGFTGNIILKNMEGVGMFLFSAIKNELKTSLRFKIGALLLKPMFKSIYKRFDASEVGGTVLLGLNGLVVKAHGNSDGKAVFNAIRQAKNFIQSDVNKSIVENL; the protein is encoded by the coding sequence ATGAACCAGAATTATAGAATAGCTGTAGATGCAATGGGAGGCGATAACGCTCCACAGGCTGTTATTGAAGGTTGTATAATGGCTATTAAAGAGATGCCGCAAATTGAGGTAGTCTTAATCGGTGACGAAGTTAAAATAAATAAAGAATTATCAAAGTACACTTTTGATCAAAGTAAAATTGAAGTCATTCATACAACAGAAGTTATAACTAATCATGATTCACCTGTTATGGCTATAAGAAGAAAGAAAGATTCATCACTTGTTGTTGGCATGAATCTTGTTAAAGAAGGTAAGGTAAGCGGTATTGTTTCTGCTGGAAATACAGGGGCTATTTTAGCGGGGGGAACTTTTATTGTTGGGCGTATTAAAGGTGTAGAAAGACCAGCTTTAGCACCACTAATTCCCACAAAAAAGGGTTACTCTGTCTTATTAGATGTTGGTGCCAATGCAGATTGTAAGCCTAGTTACTTAGTTCAATTTGCTAATATGGGGTACATATATTCCAAACAAGTTCTAGGTAAGAAATCTCCTAGGGTTGGTATTGTCAACATTGGAGCTGAAGAGTCCAAGGGAAACATGCTTACAAAAGAAACTTATAAACTTTTAGAAGAAGATACGAATATTAATTTTATAGGAAATGTTGAAGCGAGAGATATTACAGATGGTGAGGCTGATGTAGTGGTTTGTGATGGCTTTACTGGAAATATTATTCTTAAGAATATGGAAGGCGTAGGTATGTTTCTTTTTAGTGCTATTAAGAATGAGCTAAAAACGAGTTTACGCTTTAAAATAGGAGCATTACTACTCAAACCTATGTTTAAATCAATCTATAAACGATTTGATGCATCTGAAGTTGGAGGTACTGTTTTACTCGGTCTTAATGGATTAGTTGTTAAAGCACATGGTAACTCTGATGGTAAGGCAGTTTTTAATGCAATACGACAAGCTAAAAACTTTATTCAATCAGATGTTAACAAATCTATCGTTGAAAACTTATAA